Proteins encoded by one window of Lates calcarifer isolate ASB-BC8 linkage group LG5, TLL_Latcal_v3, whole genome shotgun sequence:
- the ptpn9b gene encoding LOW QUALITY PROTEIN: tyrosine-protein phosphatase non-receptor type 9 (The sequence of the model RefSeq protein was modified relative to this genomic sequence to represent the inferred CDS: deleted 1 base in 1 codon), with amino-acid sequence MAEALTTQEQLAVEEFLSEVRSREQPHSAGLVSQPTAVKFLMARKFDVSRAIDLFQAYKNTRIKEGIININPDEEPLRSELLSGKFTVLPGRDAKGAALALFTARLHRPDITTHKAVLQAIIYQLDKAIESIQTQRDGLIFIYDMTNSSYSNFDYELCVKILNLLKGAFPARLKCVFIVSSPLWFRAPFAVLRLFVREKLRERVCTVKAHELASHIPVSSLPEHLGGTSQYSHVAWIQSCVNVHTNTVQGDTQEHDTHDCVGSLLRSYSLECSNTSAGATLSHTHINTQLGSELAVANSNCYDDSNANPHNHCGVGEGRTRGLGQYQQSPHSATNRPQGNHQHWNGSAVSEANMAVSGSSPNANMNGRGRQAPPQSDTPPDTPLSQKGGGDAVDVKVTDSAHRPQNEGVKEEDEEEHEEEEGVPPLPQKSLPRPPHQPSSHSPPLSSSWGPDDEDRCMEVSVHMPEQGGMTVHDLVEHVKRKKKKGIYQEYEEIRKEPPAGSFDYSKKLSNQIKNRYSDVLCLDQSRVRLCQLSDDEDETSDYINASFMDGYKRSNAYIATQGPLPKTFGDFWRMVWEQFVLIIVMTTRVVERGRVKCGQYWPLEEGRTEQHGYFLVRNTHIEVFQDFKLSHLELYNTQSGERREVYHYLYVSWPDFGVPKSASAMLDFREHVLQRREAAVKSLGNRGLGSPGGPPVVVHCSAGIGRTGTFCTLDICLSRLEDIGTVDVRQTVRRMRTQRAFSIQTWDQYYFCYTAVIEYAQRHGKLSPVQWSDSDLETDSE; translated from the exons ATGGCGGAAGCCCTGACAACTCAGGAGCAGCTG GCTGTGGAGGAGTTCCTGAGTGAGGTTCGTAGCAGGGAGCAGCCTCACAGTGCTGGGCTTGTCTCCCAACCTACAGCTGTAAAGTTTCTTATGGCCCGCAAATTTGACGTCTCCAGAGCCATCGACCTCTTCCAAGCATACAAG AACACAAGGATCAAAGAGGGCATCATCAATATCAACCCTGACGAGGAGCCCCTACGCTCTGAGCTGCTGAGTGGTAAATTTACAGTCCTG CCTGGCCGTGACGCAAAGGGTGCTGCTCTAGCACTCTTCACTGCCCGTCTCCATCGGCCAGACATTACCACCCATAAAGCTGTGCTTCAGGCCATCATCTATCAGCTGGACAAAGCCATAGAGAG TATACAAACTCAAAGAGACGGACTCATATTTATCTACGACATGACCAACTCCAGCTACAGCAATTTTGACTATGAGCTCTGTGTGAAGATCCTCAATTTGCTCAAG GGGGCATTTCCAGCTCGTCTAAAATGTGTCTTCATTGTATCATCACCTCTTTGGTTTCGTGCACCTTTTGCGGTCCTCCGCCTCTTTGTGCGTGAGAAGCTGAGAGAAAgg GTGTGCACGGTGAAAGCTCACGAGTTGGCCAGTCACATCCCAGTCTCCTCCCTTCCTGAGCACCTGGGTGGGACATCCCAGTATAGCCACGTGGCTTGGATCCAGTCCTGCGTTAAcgttcacacaaacactgttcagGGTGACACGCAAGAACATGACACGCATGACTGTGTGGGAAGCCTGCTACGCTCTTACAGCTTGGAGTGCAGCAACACAAGCGCAGGCGCTACATTGTCCCACACCCATATAAACACGCAGTTAGGTTCTGAGCTAGCTGTGGCTAACTCTAACTGCTACGACGATAGCAATGCTAACCCACACAACCACTGTGGTGTGGGGGAGGGCAGGACTCGAGGCCTAGGCCAGTACCAGCAGAGCCCACATTCTGCCACAAACAGGCCGCAGGGGAACCACCAACACTGGAACGGCTCAGCGGTGAGCGAAGCCAACATGGCTGTTAGTGGCTCCAGCCCCAACGCTAACATGAACGGCCGTGGCCGCCAAGCTCCTCCCCAATCAGACACGCCTCCCGACACGCCGCTTTCCCAGAAAGGTGGTGGGGATGCGGTAGACGTGAAGGTAACAGACTCTGCCCATAGACCTCAGAACGAGGGTGTCAaagaggaagacgaggaggagcatgaagaagaggaaggggtgCCGCCGTTGCCCCAGAAATCTCTGCCTCGTCCACCCCACCAGCCTTCCTCTCATTCCCCGCCCCTGTCCTCGTCGTGGGGTCCTGATGATGAGGACCGCTGCATGGAGGTGTCTGTTCACATGCCAGAGCAGGGAGGCATGACAGTGCACGATCTCGTGGAACatgtgaagaggaagaagaaaaaagggatCTATCAGGAGTACGAGGAGATCCGCAAGGAGCCACCAGCAGGCAGCTTTGATTACTCCAA GAAATTATCTAATCAGATAAAGAACAGGTACAGTGATGTTCTCTGCCTGGACCAGTCACGAGTGCGACTCTGCCAGCTCTCTGATGACGAGGATGAG ACATCAGATTACATTAATGCCAGTTTCATGGATGGGTACAAGAGGAGCAACGCCTACATCGCAACTCAGG GTCCTTTGCCAAAAACTTTTGGTGACTTCTGGCGTATGGTGTGGGAACAGTTCGTACTTATCATCGTCATGACCACCAG AGTGGTGGAGCGTGGACGTGTCAAGTGTGGTCAGTACTGGCCTCTGGAGGAGGGCAGGACCGAGCAGCATGGATACTTCTTGGTCAGGAACACGCACATCGAGGTATTCCAGGACTTCAAACTCTCCCATCTTGAACTCTACAACACACAG TCTGGAGAGAGACGGGAGGTTTACCACTACCTCTATGTCAGCTGGCCAGACTTCGGGGTGCCCAAGAGTGCTTCTGCTATGCTGGACTTCCGTGAGCATGTACTTCAAAGGAGGGAGGCTGCAGTCAAGAGCCTGGGAAACCGT GGACTGGGGTCTCCAGGAGGCCCCCCTGTGGTTGTGCACTGCAGTGCTGGCATTGGCCGCACAG gCACCTTCTGTACTCTGGACATTTGCCTGTCCCGGCTGGAGGACATCGGCACAGTAGATGTCCGTCAGACGGTGCGGCGGATGCGTACACAGAGGGCTTTCAGCATCCAGACCTGGGACCAGTACTACTTCTGCTACACGGCAGTCATCGAGTACGCCCAGCGCCATGGGAAACTGAGCCCAGTGCAGTGGTCCGACTCAGACCTAGAGACTGACAGCGAGTGA
- the polq gene encoding LOW QUALITY PROTEIN: DNA polymerase theta (The sequence of the model RefSeq protein was modified relative to this genomic sequence to represent the inferred CDS: deleted 1 base in 1 codon), producing MLQVLDAVDPVKPADNNARPATVNRDAREESASSSAFAPSRSLAPVAHNKRESDRVTSQGPSRAPSSPSWCSSDGKRPGWTADCKDLAQKLLFSEDLEEAERAQRGPKSGPSVPVSVCNNGQEIKNSQQAGSSNMQKRTSRRKSSPFRKEESASTKNADPPLDVSRDYILFSPTRLAAAMKRAKLQQSLQNQSASVLTIPTGLELSTLNDTLPQPGIALCAPLEQAEKLLLSSWGLPKPVLERYQKHGVTHMFEWQAQCLAVGQVLQGGNLVYSAPTSAGKTLVSELLMLKRVLETKRKALFILPFVSVAKEKMHYLQSVFEEAGVRVEGYMGSTSAAGGFTALDVAVCTIEKANSLINRLIEEDSMGLLGMVVVDELHMVGDSGRGYLLELLLTKIRYIAQKQNVTGSLSEGVQIIGMSATLPNLSLLASWLGAELYQTDYRPVPLQEHLKVGCNIYDKCLSVVRQFAPALHIKGDDDHIVSLCYETVREGHSVLLFCPSKNWCEKLADSIAREFYNLRHNDRQGDTDLQPVCLDQEGLVDVIAQLRRTPAGIDPILQRTVPWGVAFHHAGLTFDERDVLEGAFRQGMVRVLAATSTLSSGVNLPARRVIIRTPTFNGHLLDPLTYKQMAGRAGRKGVDTTGESVLVCKEAERQKGISLIKGALQPISSCLVRREGEGVTTSMLRAILEIIVGGVASTPQDVSLYASCSLLAASMKCDSKRKSNEETNKGAIEACVEWLMENEFISIQKDGQEERYCPTQLGAATLSSSLSPPEALGIFADLQRAMKGFVLENDLHILYLITPLYAEWTTIDWYQFFCLWEQLSSSMKRVAELVGVQEGFLARSVSGKLVAKTEKQRRQMAIHKRFFTTLVLQDLVNEVPLGTVASKYNCNRGQLQSLQQSASTYAGMVTVFCKRLGWHNMELLLSQYQTRLSFGVQRELVDLVRVSLLNATRARALYAQGLCTVAELARATVADVEKALRNAVPFKSSKRAVDESEMEAAERRNLRCVWVTGGRALTEQEAATEIVSEARLLLQEDLAQLGVRWDPTTLPPGAPAGSSPDDHRSKDTETSSGSYLSSQEAQTDNTKGRQEEDRHRKSKGRETGRQREEYKSEKRVAGKNMEKPEGVQEKSKPVEKEESGRLEVHREEDRIDPEIRQAHNEVPVESGKETKTAETNKKMSMTNETKNLEETQGRQKHTKSEKEEEEHKKSEGRGVQKSGTGTVSVRPGGQPAKRPIPERSLTQELDEIVSSPQPQSLLDPQPSPSPMPPPRFRAPISRVEEQQSVSTRTLRGDGCTGEAASPVQPGRLKHSRALSRVLYSIQTDKCLQDNVETAAQVSTTSPVLQTPATVSAPTNADTLDTSPASVSPASSPLFSPEAKRRRIEDRQVEKFSSPELYAGDERDEEVEGDVKKGEESFGDSFELDTQTERIIVQQMYQQRNGNDRGGNEMVETEKMTEEETVGKAVGLEGDTDDGRNELDPDNACPRFNISLTDSQMELILNTSHQIFPGPGGGDHVDEDKNEGGGDDNEASTGNQVASESLNRSSSFLFDSLYDSSLLAGLSPQQILDQSDEEESVGQEVRDERPLPSTQERRRSELLANQEAEQQEAIQWGESSFNLSEWGDSLFVGEHFLERQSLLRLAERTLKEQEDRHHDAQQTNADRVLPEDQLLDSPKEPRQIQPDCFLTQKECDKETAKNVTNGKNDNKPDKTQGRMNEEGNQVERKEAKMNLLSDNMPESTLHCSPGLQEIFDRWPSMSDQSWQNTTTGHAATHTAAANTVDASDQPQPSIQAGGKKGKLNVQPAAADSDSQLAQPSTHDAVNVRERPGSAGDLIPPTQETPPVTPRVKLTTTSIQSPLTAQPINQSTPSALPSRKPTAQKYRKSHSGHSSPLSEAADTKPQTGQPKTLPEFQLKSVTRSSSKTKLLLHGDQNLSPPPRSPSPSSPQLKPPSDAESPVTDDGFTLQLSQDASLCPSNSGTFSIIDVASDRRLFNTFIKEWKTKERYSLALACEKREHIQQPEGEIGGKHKRAPAARQKLNRTDGFPVRDSDGLVLIGLSVCWGARDSYYISLQQEQSKGLSSSLAPPPLDDDLPVSERLGQVRSCLSRPSAGLRGGVVVTYDIIQVYKTLVLSCGISLAGNCEDPKVACWLLDPGSEERTLPNMVTVYCPEELPLLDGLGSAHAHCPRVRAATKSVLVHAVMNHLTGLLEKDSMLDLFRSIEMPSQVCLALLELNGVGFSVEECERQKHVMQAKLTALESQAYNLAGHSFSLTSIDDIAQVLFLELHLPPNGDVGGSKSKKTLGYTRRGGGRVRLGKQFSTTKDILEKLRPLHPLPGVILEWRRITNALTKVVFPLQREKQYHPTLAMDRIYPIAQTHTATGRVSFTEPNIQNVPKDFEICMPTVVGESPPSQNGCQMTTKPGKNRRSVAPSVTGGAAEQGPAFSVSMRHAFVPFSGGMILAADYSQLELRVLAHLSKDQRLLQVLNGGADVFRCIAAEWKGVDPETVNDSLRQQAKQICYGIIYGMGAKSLGEQMGVEENDAACYIESFKARYKGINAFLKETVKNCIKNGYVQTLMGRRRYLPGISNTNTHIKAHAERQAVNTTVQGSAADIVKLATVNIQKRLRKTYPTAPLSHQHTHSGTSQYRAGTSHLRGAFFVLQLHDELIYETREEDLIQVAQIVKREMESAVKLYVKLKAKVKVGPSWGNLQDLDL from the exons ATGCTGCAGGTGCTGGATGCTGTCGACCCTGTAAAGCCTGCAGATAACAATGCTCGTCCAGCAACAGTAAACAGAGATGCACGGGAAGAGTCAGCGTCATCATCTGCCTTTGCCCCGTCACGGTCTCTCGCACCAGTTGCACACAATaagagggagagtgacagagtTACAAGCCAGGGACCCAGCAGAGCCCCCAGCAGCCCCAGTTGGTGTAGCAGTGATGGTAAGAGACCAGGGTGGACAGCTGACTGCAAAGACCTCGCTCAGAAGCTTCTCTTCAGCGAGGATTTGGAGGAGGCAGAGCGTGCTCAGAGGGGTCCAAAAAGCGGCCCGTCGgtgcctgtgtctgtctgcaatAATGgtcaagaaataaaaaacagtcagCAAGCAGGCAGCTCCAACAT GCAGAAGCGTACCTCCAGAAGAAAGAGCTCCCCTTTTAGGAAAGAGGAAAGTGCATCGACTAAGAATGCTGATCCACCTCTTGATGTATCCAGGGACTACATCTTGTTCAGCCCCACGCGCCTCGCCGCTGCCATGAAGAGGGCCAAACTCCAGCAGTCATTACAGAATCAGTCTGCCTCAGTTCTCACCATCCCCACTGGATTAGAGCTCAGTACTCTCAATGACACTTTACCACAGCCAG GCATTGCCTTGTGTGCTCCCTTGGAACAAGCTGAAAAGCTGCTGTTATCCAGTTGGGGTTTGCCAAAACCTGTCCTGGAGCGCTACCAGAAACACGGAGTGACTCACATGTTTGAGTGGCAGGCTCAGTGCCTCGCTGTCGGACAGGTGCTGCAGGGAGGTAACCTGGTCTACTCTG CTCCCACTAGTGCTGGAAAAACTCTGgtgtcagagctgctgatgttGAAGCGTGTGCTGGAGACTAAAAGAAAAGCTCTCTTTATTTTGCCATTTGTCTCTGTGGCCAAAGAAAAGATGCATTATCTTCAG AGTGTATTTGAAGAGGCAGGAGTTCGCGTGGAGGGATATATGGGCAGCACTTCAGCTGCTGGAGGGTTCACAGCACTGGATGTGGCTGTTTGCACCATAGAAAAAGCCAACTCTCTGATTAACAGACTCATTGAAGAAGACAGCATGGGCCTACTAG gtatggtggtggtggatgagTTGCATATGGTTGGGGATTCTGGAAGAGGATACCTACTAGAACTGCTCCTGACCAAAATCCGCTACATAGCACAGAAGCAAAATGTCACAgg GTCTCTGTCAGAGGGTGTACAGATAATAGGTATGAGCGCCACCTTACCTAACCTCTCCCTCCTGGCGAGCTGGTTGGGTGCAGAGCTTTACCAGACAGACTACAGACCCGTACCCCTGCAGGAGCATCTCAAAGTGGGCTGCAACATCTACGACAAGTGCCTCTCCGTGGTCCGGCAGTTCGCTCCTGCACTCCACATTAAG GGGGATGACGACCACATAGTGAGCTTGTGTTatgagacagtgagagagggCCACTCTGTCCTGCTCTTCTGCCCCTCGAAGAACTGGTGTGAGAAACTGGCAGACAGCATCGCTAGAGAATTCTACAACCTCAGACATAATG ATCGTCAGGGCGACACGGACCTCCAGCCAGTGTGTCTGGATCAGGAGGGACTAGTTGATGTCATAGCCCAGTTGAGACGAACCCCCGCCGGGATAGACCCCATCCTCCAGCGGACTGTGCCATGGGGGGTGGCCTTCCACCATGCAG GTCTGACGTTTGATGAACGTGACGTGTTGGAGGGAGCTTTTCGTCAGGGCATGGTCAGAGTCCTGGCTGCCACTTCTACCCTCTCTTCAGGGGTAAATCTCCCAGCCCGCAGGGTTATCATCCGAACCCCGACTTTCAATGGACACTTGTTGGATCCGCTCACGTACAAACAGATGGCTGGACGGGCAGGGAGAAAAGGAGTAGACACTACAG GTGAAAGTGTGTTGGTTTGTAAGGAGGCAGAGCGTCAGAAAGGTATTAGTCTCATTAAGGGTGCtcttcagccaatcagcagctgCCTGGTGAGAAGGGAGGGGGAAGGTGTCACCACTAGCATGCTGAGAGCAATCCTGGAG ATCATTGTCGGTGGTGTAGCCAGCACTCCACAGGATGTGAGCTTGTATGCTTCGTGCTCTCTACTGGCTGCCAGCATGAAATGTGACAGCAAACGCAAATCAAATGAAGAGACCAACAAAGGGGCTATTGAGGCCTGTGTAGAATGGCTGATGGAGAATGAATTTATTAGCATCCAGAAGGACGGACAAG AGGAGCGGTACTGTCCCACTCAACTTGGTGCTGCCACCctgtcctcctccctttctccgCCGGAGGCTCTAGGAATATTTGCAGATCTCCAGCGTGCCATGAAGGGCTTCGTACTTGAAAATGATTTGCATATTCTCTATCtg ATCACCCCGTTGTACGCAGAATGGACGACCATAGATTGGTATCAGTTCTTCTGCCTCTGGGAACAGCTCTCGTCATCGATGAAGAGAGTAGCAGAGCTGGTGGGCGTTCAGGAAGGTTTTCTCGCACGGTCAGTCAGCGGCAAACTTGTCGCCAAGACAGAAAAGCAGCGCAGACAGATGGCAATTCATAAACG GTTTTTCACCACCCTCGTACTACAGGATCTGGTGAACGAGGTGCCTTTGGGAACAGTGGCATCTAAATACAACTGCAATCGTGGGCAGTTACAGTCTCTGCAGCAGTCTGCCTCCACATATGCAG GTATGGTGACAGTGTTCTGCAAGCGTCTGGGCTGGCACAACATGGAGCTGTTATTGTCCCAGTACCAGACCAGGCTGAGCTTCGGAGTTCAGAGGGAGCTGGTCGACCTGGTCAGGGTGTCCCTCTTGAATGCAACACGAGCCAGAGCGCTCTACGCACAAGGGCTTTGTACTGTTGCTGAACTAGCCAGGGCTACTGTGGCTGATGTGGAGAAAGCCTTAAGGAATGCAGTCCCGTTCAAGAG CTCTAAACGTGCAGTGGATGAGAGTGAGATGGAGGCGGCTGAGAGGCGGAACCTTCGCTGTGTCTGGGTGACTGGTGGACGGGCCCTGACAGAACAGGAAGCAGCCACTGAGATAGTTTCTGAGGCAAGGCTCCTCCTTCAGGAAGACCTGGCCCAGCTGGGGGTTCGGTGGGACCCGACAACACTTCCTCCTGGGGCGCCTGCCGGCAGCAGCCCTGACGACCATCGCAGCAAAGATACAGAAACCTCATCTGGCTCATATCTCAGTTCACAAGAAGCACAGACTGACAACACTAAAGGCCGCCAAGAGGAAGACAGGCACAGGAAAAGTAAGGGTAGAGAGactggcagacagagagaggaatatAAAAGTGAGAAAAGAGTGGCTGGTAAAAATATGGAGAAACCAGAAGGAGTGCAAGAGAAGTCCAAACCTGTTGAGAAGGAAGAAAGTGGAAGATTGGAGgtgcacagagaggaggacaggataGACCCAGAAATCAGACAAGCACATAATGAAGTACCAGTGGAAAGCggcaaagaaacaaagacagctgagacaaataaaaagatgtccatgacaaatgaaacaaaaaatctagaagaaacacaaggaagacaaaaacacacaaagtcagagaaggaagaggaggagcacaaAAAATCAGAAGGGAGAGGAGTCCAGAAAAGTGGCACAGGTACAGTCTCAGTCAGACCAGGGGGTCAACCAGCCAAACGGCCCATCCCTGAAAGGAGCCTGACACAGGAATTGGATGAGATTGTATCCAGCCCTCAGCCTCAGTCGCTGCTAGATCCTCAGCCCTCACCTTCTCCTATGCCACCTCCTCGCTTCAGAGCCCCGATATCCCGGGTAGAAGAACAACAGAGTGTTTCCACAAGGACTTTAAGAGGAGATGGCTGCACAGGTGAGGCAGCGAGCCCTGTGCAGCCAGGTAGACTAAAGCACTCAAGAGCCCTAAGCAGAGTCCTCTACTCCATACAAACCGACAAATGCCTACAAGATAATGTAGAGACTGCAGCCCAGGTGTCTACCACTAGCCCTGTGCTACAGACTCCTGCCACAGTTTCTGCTCCTACCAATGCAGACACATTGGACACATCTCCTGCGTCTGTTTCTCCCGCCTCATCTCCCTTATTCTCTCCTGAAGCCAAGCGAAGAAGGATAGAGGACAGACAGGTAGAAAAGTTCTCATCTCCCGAGCTGTACGCAGGAGACGAGAGAGATGAAGAAGTTGAGGGAGACGTTAAAAAGGGAGAAGAGAGTTTTGGTGACAGCTTTGAATTGGACACTCAGACAGAAAGAATCATTGTTCAACAGATGTATCAGCAACGAAAtgggaatgacagaggagggaaTGAGATGGTAGAAACAGAAaagatgacagaggaggaaacagtaGGAAAAGCTGTGGGGCTGGAGGGTGACACAGATGACGGAAGAAATGAGCTTGACCCTGACAACGCATGTCCAAGATTCAATATCTCTCTCACAGATAGCCAGATGGAGCTCATCCTTAACACCAGCCACCAG attttCCCTGGTCCTGGCGGTGGCGATCATGTGGATGAGGATAAAAATGAAGGTGGTGGGGATGATAACGAAGCCTCTACTGGCAATCAGGTTGCCTCTGAGAGTCTTAACAGAAGCAGTAGCTTCCTCTTCGACAGCCTGTACGATAGCTCTCTGCTGGCTGGTCTGAGCCCACAGCAGATCCTTGACCAATCCGATGAAGAGGAATCTGTCGGCCAGGAGGTGAGAGACGAGCGCCCTCTTCCGTCAACCCAGGAACGACGACGCAGTGAGCTTCTCGCCAACCAGGAGGCAGAACAGCAGGAGGCGATCCAATGGGGCGAGTCTTCCTTCAACCTGTCAGAGTGGGGAGACTCGCTGTTTGTGGGCGAACATTTTCTGGAGAGGCAAAGCTTGCTCAGACTTGCAGAGAGAACGCTAAAGGAGCAAGAGGACCGCCATCATGATGCTCAGCAAACCAACGCAGACCGTGTTCTGCCCGAAGATCAGCTGTTAGATTCACCGAAGGAACCCCGTCAGATACAACCTGACTGTTTTTTAACTCAAAAAGAGTGTGATAAAGAAACAGCTAAAAATGTCACTAATggtaaaaatgacaataaaccaGACAAGACACAGGGAAGGATGAACGAAGAAGGGAATCAGGTAGAGAGAAAGGAAGCGAAAATGAATCTTTTGTCAGATAACATGCCTGAAAGTACTCTTCATTGCAGCCCTGGTTTACAAGAGATCTTTGACCGTTGGCCTAGTATGTCTGACCAGTCCTGGCAAAACACTACAACAGGCCACGCagccacacacactgctgctgcaaacaCAGTGGATGCTTCAGATCAACCTCAGCCTTCGATACAAGCGGGTGGAAAAAAGGGAAAGCTAAATgtgcagcctgctgctgctgacagtgatTCTCAACTGGCACAACCGTCCACGCATGATGCTGTGAATGTAAGAGAGAGACCAGGATCTGCCGGTGACCTCATTCCCCCCACCCAGGAAACGCCACCTGTCACACCCAGAGTAAAACTGACCACAACCTCGATCCAGTCGCCTCTCACCGCCCAGCCAATCAACCAGTCAACTCCTTCAGCCCTTCCTTCACGGAAACCAACAGCCCAGAAATACCGTAAATCCCACTCAGGACACAGTAGTCCTCTATCAGAGGCTGCTGACACTAAACCCCAGACAGGGCAACCAAAAACACTACCTGAATTCCAGCTGAAGTCTGTTACACGCTCAAGTTCAAAAACCAAACTCCTGCTACACGGCGACCAGAACCTCAGCCCTCCACCAcgctctccttctccatcctctccccAGCTGAAGCCTCCATCTGACGCAGAATCGCCCGTGACTGATGACGGATTCACCCTACAGCTGTCCCAGGATGCTTCACTCTGTCCCAGCAACTCCGGGACCTTCTCCATCATAGACGTAGCAAGTGACCGGCGCCTCTTCAACACTTTCATCAAAGAGTGGAAAACAAAGGAGCGTTACTCTCTGGCTTTGGCCTGCGAAAAGAGGGAGCACATACAGCAGCCTGAGGGGGAAATTGGAGGGAAACACAAGAGAG CACCAGCAGCTCGTCAGAAGCTCAACAGGACTGATGGTTTTCCAGTAAGAGACAGTGATGGTCTGGTGTTAATTGGACTCTCTGTCTGCTGGGGGGCAAGAGATTCATATTACATATctctgcagcaggagcagagcaaag GTCTGAGCTCCAGTCTGGCCCCTCCTCCACTGGATGACGATTTGCCAGTAAGCGAGAGGCTGGGGCAGGTGAGGTCCTGTCTGAGCAGGCCGTCGGCTGGTCTTAGAGGGGGTGTGGTTGTCACATATGACATTATCCAGGTGTACAAGACACTAGTCCTGAGCTGTGGCATCAGCTTGGCGGGCAACTGTGAAGACCCAAAG GTGGCGTGCTGGCTGCTGGACCCTGGCAGTGAGGAGAGGACTCTACCCAACATGGTGACTGTCTACTGTCCCGAAGAATTACCTCTGCTGGATGGACTCGGGAGTGCGCATGCGCACTGTCCTCGTGTTAGGGCAGCGACCAAGAGTGTGCTTGTGCATGCTGTCATGAACCACCTCACCGGTCTGCTGGAGAAAGACAGCATGCTGG ATTTATTCAGGAGCATTGAGATGCCTTCCCAGGTGTGCTTGGCTCTGTTGGAACTGAATGGAGTGGGCTTCAGTGTTGAGGAGTGCgagagacaaaaacatgtaaTGCAGGCCAAACTCACAGCGCTGGAATCTCAGGCGTACAACCTGGCTGGACACAGCTTCTCCCTCACCAGCATTGACGACATAGCACAG GTGTTATTCTTGGAGCTCCACCTGCCTCCAAATGGTGATGTGGGTGGATCAAAAAGTAAGAAGACTCTGGGCTACACCAGGAGAGGCGGTGGCAGAGTACGGCTTGGAAAGCAGTTCAGCACCACCAAG GACATTCTGGAGAAACTTCGCCCCCTGCACCCATTGCCAGGTGTGATTCTGGAGTGGAGGCGGATCACTAACGCCCTGACAAAAGTGGTGTTCCCCCTGCAGAGGGAGAAGCAATATCACCCTACGCTGGCCATGGACAGAATATATCCCATcgcccagacacacacagccacag GCAGAGTGAGTTTCACTGAGCCCAACATACAGAACGTCCCCAAAGACTTTGAGATTTGCATGCCCACAGTGGTAGGTGAAAGCCCTCCTtcacaaaatggctgccagaTGACCACCAAACCAGG AAAGAATAGACGTTCTGTGGCACCTTCAGTTACAGGTGGAGCTGCAGAACAAGGCCCTGCCTTCTCTGTCAGTATGAGACATGCCTTTGTACCTTTTTCAG GTGGCATGATACTAGCAGCTGATTATTCCCAGCTGGAGTTGAGAGTATTGGCTCACCTGTCCAAGGATCAACGACTTCTACAG GTCCTGAATGGAGGAGCGGACGTGTTTCGCTGCATCGCTGCTGAGTGGAAAGGCGTTGACCCAGAGACTGTGAATGATAGCCTCAGACAACAGGCAAAACAG ATTTGCTATGGCATTATCTATGGGATGGGAGCCAAGTCTTTGGGAGAGCAAATGGGAGTGGAGGAGAATGATGCAGCCTGCTACATAGAAAGTTTCAAAGCCAGATACAAAG GGATCAATGCTTTTCTTAAAGAAACAGTAAAGAACTGTATAAAGAACGGCTATGTTCAGACTCTGATGGGCCGAAGGAGATACCTACCTGGAATC tccaacacaaatacacacattaaagcACAC GCTGAGCGCCAGGCAGTGAACACGACCGTTCAGGGCTCAGCAGCAGACATTGTTAAACTTGCCACTGTGAACATTCAGAAGCGGCTGCGAAAAACATATCCTACTGCTCCACTGTctcaccagcacacacactcag GTACCAGTCAGTACAGGGCTGGGACGTCTCATCTGAGAGGAGCCTTCTTTGTCCTGCAGCTGCATGATGAACTCATCTATGAAACTAGAGAGGAAGACCTCATACAG GTTGCTCAGATAGTCAAGAGGGAGATGGAGTCTGCAGTAAAACTGTATGTAAAGCTTAAGGCCAAAGTCAAGGTGGGACCCAGTTGGGGGAACCTGCAGGATCTAGATCTataa